From the genome of Flavobacterium luteolum, one region includes:
- a CDS encoding OmpA family protein codes for MKRTITILALLVIQLIYSQTKNKTADALFDKMYYVEAAKSYELSINNGDASKETLQRLGDAYYFNTKMSSASKWYGKLINEYPNEVSAEYLFRYAQSLQGIQNYELAKKWMKAFAEKEKSIDATRAKNFSLKNVTLEDIENIKPSFLLENLEINSAYSDFGPMFYKGDLVYSTTIDSSYWKTDKYGWNDQPYLNMQLGKISETQSNVTFKERFGKDISTKYHEACIAFSPDEKTIYFTRNNYNGKLKRDSKGINNLKIFSATATENSNGTVSWKDIKELPFNSDNYSVGHPSVSKDGKKLYFVSDMPGTIGSTDIFVVDILGNNQFSEPKNLGEKINTTGREMFPYITDQALYFSSDGFLGLGGLDVFESRLNDGVFDTPANLGAPLNSNRDDFGYIVNEATNKGFVCSNRKTGKGDDDIYSFERSCNQAISGYVYDAISNNRIAGAMVTLKNANGIKVAETVSQLDGKYDFNNNVNCNTPYTIEVTKENYNANNKAIVTANSSGKTEALVGLDPALIARENGVLKIKIGIIFFDLDKSDIRYDAAIELNKVVLLMHQYNTIVIKIESHTDSRANDQYNLELSDRRAKATRDYLISQGVAPERIESAIGYGETQLINNCSNGVPCTEAQHQVNRRSEFIITKM; via the coding sequence ATGAAAAGAACAATTACTATACTCGCATTATTGGTTATACAGCTAATTTATTCGCAAACCAAAAACAAAACTGCCGATGCTCTTTTTGATAAGATGTATTATGTTGAAGCTGCAAAATCGTATGAACTTTCCATTAATAATGGAGATGCTTCCAAAGAAACGCTTCAGCGACTTGGAGACGCTTATTATTTCAATACAAAAATGTCTAGTGCTTCAAAATGGTATGGAAAACTGATTAATGAATACCCTAATGAAGTTTCAGCCGAATATTTATTTCGTTACGCACAGTCGCTGCAAGGAATTCAAAATTATGAACTGGCAAAAAAATGGATGAAGGCTTTTGCAGAAAAAGAAAAATCAATCGATGCGACACGAGCTAAGAATTTTTCGCTTAAGAATGTCACACTCGAAGATATTGAAAATATAAAACCCTCTTTTTTGCTTGAAAACTTAGAAATTAATTCTGCTTATTCTGATTTTGGTCCAATGTTCTACAAAGGCGATTTGGTCTACTCTACAACAATCGATTCTTCATATTGGAAAACAGACAAATACGGCTGGAATGATCAACCCTATTTAAATATGCAATTGGGAAAAATAAGCGAAACGCAATCGAATGTTACTTTTAAAGAACGTTTCGGCAAAGATATCAGTACAAAATATCACGAAGCCTGCATCGCTTTTTCTCCAGATGAAAAGACCATTTATTTTACGCGAAATAATTATAACGGAAAACTGAAACGTGACAGCAAAGGCATTAACAACCTGAAAATCTTTTCTGCTACAGCAACAGAGAACAGTAATGGTACAGTTTCTTGGAAAGATATTAAAGAACTCCCTTTTAACAGCGATAATTATTCAGTTGGACATCCTTCTGTAAGCAAAGATGGTAAAAAGCTGTATTTCGTTTCAGATATGCCAGGGACAATTGGTTCTACCGATATTTTTGTGGTTGATATTTTGGGCAATAATCAATTCTCGGAACCCAAAAATTTAGGCGAAAAAATAAATACGACAGGACGTGAAATGTTCCCATACATTACTGATCAAGCGTTGTATTTTTCTTCTGACGGATTTTTAGGTTTAGGAGGCTTAGACGTATTCGAAAGCCGATTAAACGATGGCGTTTTTGACACACCAGCCAATCTCGGTGCACCTTTAAACAGCAATAGAGATGATTTTGGATATATCGTTAACGAAGCAACTAACAAAGGTTTTGTCTGCTCTAACAGAAAAACAGGAAAAGGTGATGATGATATTTACTCTTTTGAAAGATCATGCAATCAAGCCATAAGCGGTTATGTTTATGATGCTATTTCAAACAACAGAATTGCAGGTGCTATGGTAACGCTGAAAAACGCAAATGGGATAAAAGTGGCAGAAACCGTTTCTCAGCTCGACGGAAAATATGATTTTAACAATAACGTAAATTGCAATACTCCTTATACAATTGAGGTTACAAAAGAAAATTATAACGCAAATAACAAGGCAATTGTTACCGCAAACAGCTCTGGAAAAACAGAAGCTCTGGTAGGTTTGGATCCTGCTTTGATTGCACGAGAAAATGGAGTTCTGAAAATAAAAATTGGAATTATTTTCTTTGATTTAGACAAATCAGATATACGTTATGATGCTGCTATAGAATTAAATAAAGTAGTTCTCTTAATGCATCAGTACAACACCATTGTAATCAAAATCGAATCGCATACCGACTCCCGCGCCAACGACCAGTACAATCTCGAACTCTCTGATCGAAGAGCAAAAGCCACAAGAGATTATCTCATTTCTCAAGGAGTTGCTCCCGAACGAATAGAAAGCGCAATTGGTTATGGAGAAACTCAGCTAATCAATAATTGTTCTAACGGAGTTCCATGTACAGAAGCGCAACATCAAGTCAATCGCCGAAGCGAATTCATCATAACAAAAATGTAA
- a CDS encoding glycoside hydrolase family 2 protein, producing MKRKSILFLALLSMFAVNAQWKPQGDKIKTKWAEQVDPKKTLPEYPRPIMERGQWKNLNGLWNYSIQEFGKAAPSKYDGQILVPFAAESSLSGVMKEVGAKNELWYETQFSIESGWNGKNILLHFGAVDWKTEVFVNDVKVGSHTGGYTPFSFDITPFIQKGKNQKLVVKVWDPSNDGPQPRGKQVKNPEGIWYTPVTGIWQTVWIEPVNAKNIAALKTTPNIDQNTISIKAEVNGAEKGDLVEISVFDNGKEIAKEKAVVGESNDIVLNNPKLWSPESPFLYQTKIRLISKNKVIDEVKSYFAMRKISSKRDENGIVRMQLNNKDYFQFGPLDQGWWPDGLYTAPTDEALKYDIIKTKELGFNMIRKHVKVEPERWYTHCDQLGILVWQDMPSGDDQSVWQNRKYFEGTELQRSAKSEEIYRKEWREIMDHLYSYPSIVVWVPFNEAWGQFKTVEITEWTKNHDATRLINSASGGNHFQTGDILDLHNYPGPDMYLYDARRVTVLGEYGGIGLPLEGHLWKANDNWGYIKFKNEAEVTAEYKKYAEMLRKYVKTGFSAAVYTQTTDVEGEVNGFMTYDRKVDKMDFKAVNKINTEVINALN from the coding sequence ATGAAAAGAAAAAGTATCCTTTTTTTAGCCTTGTTATCCATGTTTGCAGTAAATGCGCAATGGAAACCACAAGGTGATAAAATCAAGACCAAATGGGCAGAGCAGGTTGATCCGAAGAAAACTTTACCCGAATATCCCCGTCCGATTATGGAGCGCGGCCAATGGAAAAATCTGAATGGTTTGTGGAATTATAGCATTCAAGAGTTTGGAAAAGCCGCGCCTTCAAAATATGACGGGCAGATTCTGGTTCCGTTTGCAGCCGAATCGAGTTTGTCTGGCGTGATGAAAGAAGTTGGTGCTAAAAATGAACTTTGGTACGAAACTCAATTTTCGATTGAATCGGGCTGGAATGGAAAAAACATCCTTTTGCATTTCGGAGCTGTCGATTGGAAAACAGAAGTTTTTGTGAATGATGTAAAAGTGGGTTCGCATACGGGAGGTTATACGCCGTTTTCGTTTGACATTACGCCTTTCATCCAAAAAGGGAAAAATCAAAAGCTAGTTGTAAAAGTTTGGGATCCTTCCAACGATGGGCCTCAACCAAGAGGAAAACAAGTTAAAAATCCAGAAGGAATTTGGTACACGCCTGTTACCGGAATCTGGCAAACGGTTTGGATTGAGCCTGTTAATGCTAAAAACATTGCAGCATTAAAAACAACGCCAAATATTGATCAAAATACGATTAGTATAAAAGCTGAGGTAAATGGAGCAGAAAAAGGCGATTTAGTAGAAATTTCTGTTTTCGATAACGGAAAAGAAATCGCTAAAGAAAAAGCGGTTGTGGGAGAAAGCAATGATATTGTTTTGAATAATCCGAAACTGTGGTCGCCTGAAAGTCCGTTTTTATATCAGACTAAAATTCGCTTAATCAGCAAAAACAAAGTGATTGATGAGGTGAAAAGTTATTTTGCGATGCGAAAAATTTCGTCTAAACGCGATGAAAATGGAATCGTGAGAATGCAGTTAAATAACAAAGATTATTTTCAATTCGGACCTCTTGACCAAGGCTGGTGGCCAGATGGCTTGTACACCGCGCCAACTGACGAAGCTTTGAAATATGATATTATTAAAACCAAAGAACTAGGATTTAATATGATTCGTAAACACGTAAAAGTCGAGCCGGAGCGCTGGTATACGCATTGCGATCAGTTGGGAATTTTGGTTTGGCAAGATATGCCAAGTGGAGACGATCAGTCAGTTTGGCAAAATAGAAAGTATTTTGAAGGAACAGAATTACAGCGTTCGGCAAAATCAGAAGAAATCTACAGAAAAGAGTGGCGCGAAATTATGGATCATCTGTATTCCTACCCAAGTATTGTGGTTTGGGTTCCGTTTAACGAAGCTTGGGGACAATTTAAAACTGTTGAAATTACAGAATGGACAAAAAATCATGATGCAACACGTCTGATTAATTCTGCGAGTGGAGGAAATCACTTTCAAACGGGAGATATATTAGATTTACACAATTATCCTGGTCCAGATATGTATTTGTACGATGCGAGAAGAGTTACAGTCTTGGGAGAGTATGGCGGAATCGGTCTTCCGTTAGAAGGACATCTTTGGAAAGCAAATGACAACTGGGGTTATATCAAATTTAAAAATGAGGCAGAAGTTACCGCCGAATACAAAAAGTACGCGGAAATGCTTCGAAAATACGTTAAAACGGGATTCTCGGCTGCAGTCTATACTCAAACAACCGATGTTGAAGGCGAAGTAAACGGTTTTATGACCTACGATAGAAAAGTGGATAAAATGGATTTTAAAGCTGTGAACAAAATTAATACGGAGGTTATCAATGCTTTGAATTAG
- a CDS encoding PorP/SprF family type IX secretion system membrane protein, with product MIKNIKKVFAIVTLFSVYGAFAQQDPQYTQYMYNTLTVNSAYAGSLGHLAITGIYRTQWVGIEGAPDTQSFSLDTPVGKNVGLGISIVNEEIGPTDEQYLDANFSYTIKSGENHKLSFGVKGGGRVINIDWSKGSYKDPDVQFRENITNKFLPVIGAGLYWHGERDYIGLSIPNFMTRERYTYDDISDDLVNERIHLYLIGGYVFDLSAHTKFKPAVLVKYVAGAPIIGDISANFMFNNALTLGVSYRTSDSVSGLVGIQITPMIMAGYAYDYTTTALQNYNSGTHEIMLRFELVSRKKGLKSPRFF from the coding sequence ATGATTAAAAATATAAAAAAGGTTTTCGCGATAGTAACTCTATTCTCGGTATATGGAGCCTTTGCACAGCAAGACCCGCAATACACGCAGTATATGTACAACACACTCACCGTAAACTCGGCTTATGCCGGTTCGCTGGGACATTTAGCTATAACAGGAATTTACAGAACTCAATGGGTTGGTATTGAAGGTGCTCCAGACACACAAAGTTTTTCATTAGATACTCCTGTCGGGAAAAATGTGGGTCTTGGAATTTCAATCGTAAACGAAGAAATTGGGCCAACAGATGAGCAATATCTAGATGCCAATTTCTCTTATACCATTAAATCTGGAGAAAATCATAAACTTTCTTTTGGAGTAAAAGGAGGCGGACGTGTCATCAATATCGATTGGTCTAAAGGAAGTTACAAAGATCCCGATGTACAATTTCGTGAAAACATTACAAACAAATTCCTGCCTGTTATTGGAGCTGGATTGTATTGGCATGGAGAGAGAGATTATATCGGACTTTCGATTCCGAATTTTATGACCCGCGAACGTTATACTTATGATGATATCAGTGACGATCTAGTCAATGAGAGAATTCACTTGTATCTTATTGGAGGTTATGTTTTTGATCTTTCGGCACATACCAAATTCAAACCAGCTGTTTTGGTAAAATATGTGGCTGGCGCACCAATTATTGGCGATATATCAGCCAATTTTATGTTTAACAATGCTCTAACGCTGGGTGTTTCTTATCGTACATCTGATTCTGTGAGCGGTTTGGTTGGAATACAGATTACGCCAATGATTATGGCAGGTTACGCTTACGATTACACTACAACCGCATTGCAGAATTACAACAGCGGTACGCACGAAATTATGCTTCGTTTTGAACTGGTTTCACGCAAAAAAGGACTAAAATCACCAAGATTCTTTTAA
- a CDS encoding glycoside hydrolase family 43 protein: MKKYLILFLFTTISFAQQKTFTNPILPSGADPYSTYYKGYYYYTNTLGNKLVLWKTKDLSDIKNAESKVIWTPPKNTNYSAELWAPEFHIINGKWYCYFAADNGDNNNHRMYVLENKSSDPFKGKFEFKGKIAAKTDKWAIDGNVFEYKKQLYMIWAGWEGDKNGQQNIYIAKMKNPLEIDGDRVMISAPTNDWETHGALHDEVNPPQVNVNEGPQFLERNGKIFIVFSASGCWTDFYALGLLTFNGTDNLLDANAWKKSPEPIFKQSSTNKVYAPGHNSFFKSPDGKEDWILYHANSNPGEGCGNKRSPRMQKIEWDANGFPVLGEPVSEGTPLAIPSN; the protein is encoded by the coding sequence ATGAAAAAATATCTAATCCTTTTCCTGTTCACAACGATAAGTTTTGCGCAGCAAAAAACATTCACTAATCCAATCCTTCCATCGGGAGCAGATCCTTACAGCACATATTACAAGGGTTATTATTACTACACCAACACACTTGGAAACAAATTGGTTTTGTGGAAAACAAAAGACCTTTCGGATATTAAAAATGCAGAAAGCAAAGTGATTTGGACACCGCCCAAAAACACCAATTATTCAGCAGAACTCTGGGCGCCGGAGTTTCATATTATCAACGGAAAGTGGTATTGCTATTTCGCGGCAGATAATGGCGATAACAACAATCACAGAATGTATGTTTTAGAAAATAAATCTTCAGATCCGTTTAAAGGGAAGTTTGAATTTAAAGGCAAAATCGCTGCGAAAACCGATAAATGGGCAATTGACGGAAATGTTTTTGAATATAAAAAACAGCTATACATGATTTGGGCAGGCTGGGAAGGAGACAAAAACGGTCAGCAGAACATTTACATTGCCAAAATGAAAAATCCGCTTGAGATTGATGGCGATCGCGTTATGATTTCTGCACCAACAAACGATTGGGAGACACACGGCGCATTGCATGATGAGGTGAATCCGCCACAGGTAAATGTGAACGAAGGGCCACAGTTTTTAGAAAGAAACGGAAAAATCTTCATTGTGTTTTCGGCAAGTGGATGCTGGACCGATTTCTATGCTTTAGGCTTGTTAACCTTTAACGGTACAGATAATTTGCTAGATGCAAATGCATGGAAGAAATCTCCTGAGCCTATTTTCAAGCAATCTTCAACCAACAAGGTTTATGCGCCAGGACATAATTCATTCTTTAAATCTCCTGATGGAAAAGAAGATTGGATTTTGTACCACGCCAATTCAAACCCAGGAGAAGGATGCGGTAACAAAAGATCGCCAAGAATGCAAAAAATAGAATGGGACGCCAACGGTTTTCCAGTTTTGGGCGAACCGGTTAGTGAAGGAACGCCATTGGCTATTCCGTCAAATTAA
- a CDS encoding glycoside hydrolase family 43 protein, whose amino-acid sequence MKIKKYFTLLSMFCVFICCSQDKETVKKTTSKEQPILLADPTIFYENGVYYLYGTTTGDFPNGEGFQVYTSSDLKKWKGPVGAQNGLALKKGDAYGTKGFWAPQVFKSNNKFYMIYTADENIAIASSDSPLGPFKNDSKASMFNSGKQIDPFFFVDQDGKKYLYHVRLTNGNRIFVAELNDDFSGIKEETLKECISGVLPWENTQNVSWPVTEGPTVLKHNNLYYMIYSANDFRNPDYAVGYATATSPMGPWEKAAESPMISRKDVGINGVGHGDVFYDKNGKMKYVLHTHYSNSGVSPRKAAIIDIGFEGNKIKADAKSFVLLTE is encoded by the coding sequence ATGAAAATAAAAAAGTATTTTACGCTTTTAAGTATGTTTTGTGTCTTTATTTGTTGTTCTCAAGACAAAGAAACGGTTAAAAAAACGACTTCAAAAGAGCAACCAATCTTGTTGGCAGATCCAACTATTTTTTATGAAAATGGAGTTTATTATTTGTACGGAACAACCACGGGAGATTTTCCTAATGGAGAAGGTTTTCAAGTGTACACTTCTTCCGATTTGAAAAAATGGAAAGGTCCTGTTGGAGCGCAAAATGGACTGGCATTAAAAAAAGGAGATGCTTATGGAACGAAAGGTTTTTGGGCGCCGCAAGTTTTTAAAAGCAACAATAAGTTTTATATGATTTATACTGCCGATGAGAATATAGCCATTGCAAGCAGCGATAGTCCGCTTGGACCATTTAAAAACGATTCTAAGGCTTCAATGTTTAATTCGGGCAAACAGATTGATCCTTTCTTTTTTGTTGATCAGGACGGCAAAAAATACCTTTATCACGTGCGTTTGACTAATGGAAACCGAATTTTTGTGGCTGAATTGAATGATGATTTCTCTGGAATAAAAGAAGAAACGCTGAAAGAATGTATTTCTGGTGTTCTTCCGTGGGAAAACACACAGAATGTTTCGTGGCCAGTTACAGAAGGTCCGACAGTTTTAAAACACAATAATCTGTATTATATGATTTATTCTGCAAACGATTTTAGAAATCCCGATTATGCAGTGGGTTATGCGACAGCTACAAGTCCAATGGGACCTTGGGAAAAAGCAGCTGAAAGTCCGATGATTAGCAGAAAAGATGTTGGCATAAATGGAGTAGGTCACGGTGATGTTTTCTATGATAAAAACGGAAAAATGAAATATGTACTGCATACGCATTATAGCAATAGCGGTGTTTCTCCAAGAAAAGCGGCAATAATCGATATTGGTTTTGAAGGAAATAAAATCAAAGCAGATGCGAAAAGTTTTGTTTTGCTAACGGAATAA
- a CDS encoding 3-hydroxyacyl-ACP dehydratase FabZ family protein: MTKKIEDLIPHRAPFLFVDEIISYTADTIIGLKTFTDKDAWLQGSFPDFNFVPGTILIEAMAQCGGAGIKLLGIADGVFGLVSLDKVEFFGGVEFNKLVKFVVKNIRTSEKIIKQSGEAFDEDKLIMKGEWMCVKLQ; the protein is encoded by the coding sequence ATGACTAAAAAAATAGAAGACTTAATTCCGCATCGTGCTCCCTTTCTTTTTGTTGATGAAATTATCTCTTATACAGCAGACACAATCATTGGTTTAAAGACATTTACAGATAAAGATGCCTGGCTTCAGGGCAGTTTTCCAGATTTTAATTTTGTTCCTGGAACTATTTTGATCGAAGCTATGGCGCAATGTGGTGGTGCAGGAATAAAGCTTTTAGGAATCGCAGATGGAGTTTTTGGCTTAGTTAGCTTAGATAAAGTGGAGTTTTTTGGAGGTGTTGAATTCAATAAACTCGTTAAATTTGTGGTAAAAAACATTCGTACAAGCGAAAAAATCATAAAACAATCTGGAGAAGCTTTTGATGAAGATAAATTGATTATGAAAGGTGAATGGATGTGTGTGAAGCTTCAGTGA
- a CDS encoding glycoside hydrolase family 43 protein, with amino-acid sequence MKTTKNLFFLMMILVGFSTKAQQPDPPGQVKGNEKSKNEAYLFAHMTHNDYGRLYYSVSLDGLHWENLNNGKRVFEDYKGHPDICKGPDGKYYIAGNTGDDAKSINIWVSDDLITWKKHSDYTPDLKSTPDYSNALQRIGAPKLYYDNDSQKFIMTWHTPHLEGTKEDGERYWASQRTLYVLSKDLKTFEGTPKRLFDWDMGTIDVFIRKVGDSYYAVIKDETYPTLYWTTGKTIRIAKSKNLLGPYSLPQPSISPNFREAPMLIPSPDDKIWYMYYEQYPGVSYGLSIADNLNGPWFQASGYTFFSDWDKYSLPEKVRHGCMITISKKEYDSLVKKFGK; translated from the coding sequence ATGAAAACAACAAAGAACTTATTTTTTCTAATGATGATTCTGGTTGGATTTTCCACGAAAGCGCAACAACCAGATCCTCCTGGACAGGTAAAAGGAAATGAAAAATCAAAAAACGAAGCCTATCTTTTTGCGCATATGACGCATAACGATTACGGCAGATTATATTATTCTGTTAGTTTGGATGGACTTCATTGGGAAAATCTGAACAATGGAAAACGCGTTTTTGAAGATTACAAAGGACATCCCGATATCTGCAAAGGCCCAGACGGGAAATATTACATTGCAGGAAATACAGGAGACGATGCCAAAAGCATTAATATTTGGGTTTCGGATGATTTAATCACTTGGAAAAAACATTCTGATTATACGCCCGATTTAAAAAGTACGCCAGATTATTCAAACGCTTTGCAGAGAATTGGTGCTCCAAAATTGTATTACGATAACGATTCTCAAAAGTTCATCATGACTTGGCATACGCCACATTTGGAAGGAACCAAAGAAGATGGAGAACGTTATTGGGCAAGCCAGCGTACCTTGTATGTTTTGTCTAAAGATTTAAAAACTTTCGAAGGAACGCCAAAACGTTTATTCGATTGGGATATGGGAACGATTGATGTTTTTATTCGTAAAGTTGGTGATTCTTATTACGCCGTGATTAAAGACGAAACGTATCCAACTTTGTATTGGACAACCGGAAAAACCATCCGAATTGCCAAATCAAAAAATCTTTTAGGACCTTATTCTTTGCCTCAGCCATCTATCAGTCCAAACTTTAGAGAAGCGCCAATGTTAATTCCTTCTCCAGATGACAAAATATGGTACATGTATTACGAGCAATATCCAGGTGTTTCCTACGGATTATCGATTGCAGATAACCTAAACGGACCTTGGTTTCAAGCCTCAGGCTACACTTTTTTCTCAGATTGGGACAAATACAGTCTCCCAGAAAAAGTACGCCACGGCTGCATGATTACAATCTCTAAAAAAGAATACGACAGTTTGGTGAAGAAATTCGGGAAATAA
- a CDS encoding aldose epimerase family protein, with the protein MKNIQIAAVLLLALFQFNCKDNKKENTTSKESLETKSDSIKTVLETKNFDTIIDGKKVGLYWIENKDIKAAFTNYGGRLVGLWVKDKKGKPTDVVVGMNSVKGFKNSTEPYFGATIGRVGNRVALGKFTLEGKHYQIPLNNGKNALHGGIKGFQDVVWNAEKTNENTLVFTYASPDGEQGFPGNLNVKVTYSITDDHAVKMEYEATTDKTTIVNLTNHAFFNLNGEGSGTTLNHELQIYGDKFTPVDEGLIPTGELKSVKNTPFDFTSKHKIGERIEAKDEQLKFGKGYDHNYVLNGTKKDGFIHAVTIKGDVSGITLDIYTEEPGLQFYSGNFMQSKNTFKSGAKDDFRTAFALETQHFPDAPNKPKFPQITLKAGEKYHTVSLYQFSAK; encoded by the coding sequence ATGAAAAATATTCAAATTGCTGCAGTTTTGTTGCTTGCACTTTTCCAATTTAACTGTAAAGACAATAAAAAAGAAAATACGACTTCAAAAGAAAGCTTAGAAACCAAATCAGATTCGATAAAAACGGTTTTAGAGACTAAAAACTTCGATACCATAATCGATGGTAAAAAAGTCGGTTTGTATTGGATCGAAAACAAAGATATAAAAGCTGCTTTTACTAACTATGGCGGGCGATTAGTAGGTTTGTGGGTTAAGGATAAAAAGGGAAAGCCAACCGATGTCGTAGTCGGAATGAATAGCGTAAAAGGCTTCAAAAACTCAACAGAACCTTACTTTGGTGCTACAATTGGAAGGGTTGGCAACAGAGTTGCATTAGGCAAATTTACGCTCGAAGGAAAGCACTATCAGATTCCGCTTAATAATGGAAAAAATGCGCTGCACGGTGGTATAAAAGGGTTTCAAGACGTTGTTTGGAATGCTGAAAAGACAAATGAGAATACGCTGGTTTTTACGTATGCTTCGCCAGATGGAGAACAAGGTTTTCCTGGAAATCTAAATGTAAAAGTAACTTATTCTATTACAGATGATCATGCGGTAAAAATGGAATATGAAGCTACAACCGATAAAACTACGATTGTCAATTTAACCAATCATGCCTTTTTCAATTTGAATGGAGAAGGAAGCGGAACAACTTTAAATCATGAATTACAGATTTACGGAGATAAATTTACACCCGTTGATGAAGGTTTGATTCCGACTGGAGAATTGAAATCGGTAAAAAATACACCATTCGATTTTACATCAAAACATAAAATTGGCGAAAGAATAGAAGCCAAAGACGAACAGCTGAAATTCGGAAAAGGTTATGACCATAATTATGTGCTTAATGGGACTAAAAAAGACGGATTTATACATGCGGTAACGATTAAAGGTGATGTTTCAGGTATTACTTTAGATATTTACACAGAAGAGCCTGGACTACAATTTTATAGTGGAAACTTCATGCAAAGCAAAAATACCTTTAAATCAGGTGCTAAAGATGATTTTAGGACTGCTTTCGCCTTAGAAACACAACACTTCCCAGATGCGCCAAATAAGCCAAAATTCCCTCAAATAACTTTAAAAGCAGGAGAGAAGTACCATACAGTTTCTTTGTATCAATTTTCGGCAAAATAG